From a single Candidatus Defluviilinea gracilis genomic region:
- a CDS encoding molybdenum cofactor guanylyltransferase produces the protein MLTVCIQAGGASSRMGEDKALKLFLGRPLIQRVVDRLEPMADELIVTTNRPDDFSFLGLRLFPDVMPGRGALGGLYTAISSAAHPLVAVVACDMPFASANLIEAALKIMDDENADVVIAQGEEGYEPLHALYRRETCLPAIESAIHADQWRVIAWFPRVKVRVLTPEEIKSADPAGLAFWNVNTPEEFARAEELATSQSAPGRERD, from the coding sequence ATGCTCACCGTTTGTATACAGGCTGGCGGCGCGTCCTCGCGCATGGGCGAAGACAAAGCGCTAAAACTTTTTCTCGGACGCCCTCTCATCCAACGTGTCGTAGATCGACTCGAACCGATGGCAGATGAACTCATCGTGACGACGAATCGCCCCGACGATTTTTCTTTCCTTGGGTTGCGCCTCTTTCCCGACGTGATGCCGGGTCGCGGCGCCCTCGGCGGACTCTACACCGCAATCTCCTCCGCCGCACATCCGCTGGTTGCAGTCGTCGCCTGCGACATGCCCTTTGCCAGCGCGAACCTCATCGAAGCCGCCCTCAAAATCATGGATGACGAAAACGCGGACGTGGTTATTGCCCAAGGGGAAGAAGGCTACGAGCCGCTTCACGCGCTCTATCGCCGCGAGACCTGCCTGCCAGCCATTGAATCCGCCATCCACGCCGATCAGTGGAGAGTGATCGCATGGTTCCCGCGCGTGAAGGTCAGGGTATTGACCCCCGAAGAAATCAAATCCGCCGACCCTGCCGGCCTCGCCTTTTGGAACGTGAACACGCCCGAAGAATTTGCGCGGGCTGAAGAACTGGCTACCTCACAATCAGCACCGGGCAGGGAGCGTGACTGA
- a CDS encoding peptide ABC transporter substrate-binding protein yields MSLLVLASMILAACGGGATEAPAATEAPATEAPAATEAPATEAPAAYEGMKVEAPSCDYGGGMKSIEAVDEFTVKLTLCAPDPAVPAKVAFSSLGIQPSEYLESTGGTGDLLEKPIGTGPYKLESWERGNQIVFTRNDAYWGEPAKSPTLVFRWGSESAQRLLELQSGTVDAIDNVGPDDFATVQGDSSLNLIARPALNVMYIGMTNTFAPFDNELVRQAFAQAIDRQRIVDNFYPTGSEVASHFTPCSIPNGCAGEAWYDFNVDAAKALLEQAGYGASNPFPTVKLSYRNVVRGYLPDPVIVAQDIQAQLKENLGVTVEIVEMESGAFLDAANSGQLDGMHLLGWGADFPDVVNFLDAHFSAAAFNQFGTPFDDITDNLTKGGQLAAEADREPFYAAANNAIKTHVPMIPVAHGGSAIAFKAAVEGAHASPLSTEIFAVMGVPGQDTFVWMQNAEPISLYCADETDGESLRACEQVTEPLLSYEIGGTATETGGLAESYTASDDLTEWTFTLRQGVTFHDGSSLDANDVVLSYAVQWDAAHPLHKGNTGAFEYWTYLFGAFLNAPQ; encoded by the coding sequence ATGTCACTGCTCGTTCTCGCGAGCATGATCCTTGCGGCGTGCGGCGGCGGAGCAACCGAAGCCCCTGCGGCGACCGAGGCGCCTGCTACTGAAGCGCCCGCGGCAACCGAAGCGCCTGCTACTGAAGCCCCGGCCGCGTATGAAGGCATGAAAGTGGAAGCTCCCAGCTGTGATTACGGCGGCGGGATGAAATCCATCGAAGCGGTGGATGAATTCACCGTGAAGCTCACGCTCTGCGCGCCCGATCCAGCTGTTCCGGCGAAAGTGGCGTTCTCGTCTCTTGGCATTCAACCCAGTGAGTATCTTGAATCCACCGGCGGCACCGGCGATCTGCTCGAGAAGCCGATCGGCACGGGTCCCTACAAGCTCGAATCGTGGGAACGCGGCAACCAGATCGTGTTCACCCGCAATGATGCATATTGGGGTGAACCCGCCAAGAGTCCGACCCTCGTGTTCCGCTGGGGTTCTGAATCTGCCCAGCGCTTGCTCGAACTTCAATCTGGGACCGTTGACGCGATTGATAATGTGGGTCCAGATGATTTTGCAACCGTACAGGGCGATTCATCTCTTAACTTGATCGCTCGTCCTGCGTTGAATGTCATGTATATCGGTATGACCAACACCTTCGCACCGTTCGATAACGAACTCGTGCGCCAGGCATTTGCCCAAGCCATTGACCGCCAACGCATTGTGGATAACTTCTACCCCACTGGCTCAGAAGTTGCTTCGCACTTCACTCCTTGCTCCATCCCGAATGGCTGTGCCGGTGAAGCATGGTACGACTTTAATGTGGACGCCGCCAAAGCCTTGCTTGAACAGGCTGGTTATGGCGCGAGCAACCCATTCCCCACCGTCAAACTCAGCTACCGCAATGTTGTCCGCGGTTACCTGCCCGATCCCGTCATTGTGGCGCAGGATATTCAGGCGCAGTTGAAGGAAAACCTCGGCGTGACGGTTGAGATCGTAGAAATGGAATCCGGCGCGTTCCTCGATGCCGCCAATTCCGGTCAACTCGATGGTATGCACCTGCTCGGCTGGGGCGCGGACTTCCCGGATGTGGTCAACTTCCTCGACGCGCACTTTAGCGCCGCGGCGTTCAATCAGTTCGGTACTCCGTTCGATGACATCACCGACAACCTGACCAAAGGCGGACAACTCGCCGCAGAAGCCGATCGCGAACCCTTCTACGCCGCCGCCAATAACGCCATCAAAACGCATGTTCCGATGATCCCTGTGGCGCATGGTGGTTCCGCAATTGCCTTCAAGGCGGCTGTGGAAGGCGCTCATGCCAGCCCGCTCAGCACCGAGATCTTCGCGGTGATGGGTGTTCCCGGACAGGACACCTTCGTGTGGATGCAGAACGCCGAGCCCATCTCGCTTTATTGTGCGGATGAGACCGACGGCGAATCCCTGCGGGCATGCGAGCAGGTGACGGAACCGCTTCTTTCCTACGAAATCGGCGGCACCGCCACAGAAACCGGCGGTTTGGCTGAATCCTATACGGCAAGCGACGACCTCACTGAGTGGACCTTTACACTCCGCCAGGGCGTTACCTTCCACGATGGCTCCTCGCTGGATGCCAACGATGTTGTGCTCTCGTATGCCGTGCAATGGGATGCCGCTCATCCGCTTCACAAGGGCAACACCGGCGCGTTCGAATACTGGACGTATCTGTTCGGCGCTTTCTTGAACGCTCCTCAATAA
- a CDS encoding ABC transporter permease, whose product MVANIPKLDAEAVSLESVSLWSITRSRLLRRKSAVVGMVILGILIFVALTAQWLAPYDPTKSMLDIKDYAGETQKRLPPCIHAFGCPKENPQHLMGLDGNIRDEFSRMLYGARLSLVIGFSTVTFSILVGTLLGALAGYMGGWTDNIIMRVMDVLLAFPSLLLAIAIVTVLGPGLVNALLAIGIVSIPAYARVMRGSVLSVREMDYVSATRSLGGNTYEILFRRILPNALTPLIVQGTLGIASAILETAALSFLGLGAQHPTPEWGSMLGAERNQVFTAPHLVFYPGLAIMLTVLAFNLLGDGLRDALDPRLAHVS is encoded by the coding sequence ATGGTAGCCAATATCCCAAAACTAGATGCAGAAGCGGTTTCACTCGAATCAGTCAGTCTGTGGAGCATCACACGCAGCAGGCTCCTCCGCCGCAAGTCTGCTGTTGTTGGCATGGTCATTCTGGGAATCTTGATCTTCGTCGCGTTGACTGCCCAATGGCTGGCGCCGTACGATCCTACGAAATCCATGCTGGATATAAAAGATTATGCCGGGGAAACGCAAAAACGATTGCCGCCCTGCATTCACGCATTTGGTTGCCCGAAAGAAAATCCGCAACATCTCATGGGGCTGGATGGAAACATCCGTGATGAATTCAGCCGCATGTTATACGGCGCGCGCTTAAGTTTGGTGATCGGCTTTTCCACGGTCACATTTTCCATTTTGGTTGGCACACTTTTGGGCGCGTTGGCTGGTTACATGGGTGGATGGACGGATAACATCATTATGCGCGTGATGGATGTTCTGCTGGCGTTTCCGTCGCTGTTGTTAGCCATCGCCATCGTCACGGTTCTGGGACCTGGACTGGTCAATGCCTTGCTTGCCATTGGCATTGTTTCGATCCCGGCGTATGCGCGTGTGATGCGCGGCAGTGTGCTTTCAGTGCGCGAGATGGATTACGTGTCTGCCACGCGTTCTTTGGGGGGAAACACGTACGAAATTCTCTTCAGACGCATCCTCCCCAACGCGTTGACGCCGTTGATCGTGCAGGGGACTTTGGGAATTGCCTCTGCCATTTTGGAGACGGCGGCTCTTTCGTTCCTCGGGCTGGGGGCGCAACACCCGACGCCGGAGTGGGGCTCGATGTTGGGCGCAGAGCGCAATCAGGTGTTCACCGCGCCGCATCTTGTTTTCTATCCCGGACTCGCGATCATGTTAACCGTCCTTGCTTTCAACCTGCTCGGCGATGGTCTGCGCGACGCGCTCGACCCGCGCCTGGCGCACGTCAGTTAG
- a CDS encoding universal stress protein yields MFNHILLAVDGSEHSLNAAQTASQLARSMNSADLRIVVVYDSVPPLLGDPDFQVILNARLDETEKILQSAVKTVGEVPSTVSTETIAGDPAEAIIKIAETRKCDLIVMGSRGLGRLAGLVLGSVSQKVVSHAPCPVLIVR; encoded by the coding sequence ATGTTTAACCATATCCTGCTGGCTGTAGACGGTTCGGAGCATTCGCTCAATGCCGCGCAAACGGCATCTCAACTGGCTCGTTCCATGAATTCCGCCGACCTGCGGATCGTCGTTGTATACGATTCTGTTCCGCCGCTTCTGGGCGACCCAGACTTTCAAGTCATTCTCAATGCCCGCCTCGATGAAACGGAGAAAATTTTACAAAGCGCGGTGAAAACGGTCGGAGAGGTTCCGTCCACGGTTTCAACGGAGACCATTGCAGGCGATCCGGCAGAAGCGATCATCAAGATCGCCGAGACTCGCAAATGCGACCTGATCGTAATGGGTTCGCGCGGACTGGGACGTTTGGCGGGTTTGGTACTGGGAAGCGTCAGCCAGAAAGTGGTCAGTCACGCTCCCTGCCCGGTGCTGATTGTGAGGTAG
- a CDS encoding AmmeMemoRadiSam system radical SAM enzyme: MEVDGEHNYLANFLLVSNCQNWLTSQAMRDPSSDVSVNYIREISPQEMVDYARKTNASIVVSSYNEPLITSEWAVEIFKEAKKAGLMCAYVSNGNNTPEVMDYIRPYISAYKVDLKCMQDKNYRKLGGVLQNTLDGIKRAHDSGVWVEIVTLTIPGFNDSNEELWEAARFIAGVSKDIPWHVTAFHKDYKMTDPDNTDAKTLLRAADIGREAGLRFVYAGNLPGQVGEYEDTFCPACNSKLVKRRGYIIQEYRITGEGKCPQCGTKVPGLWHKNPSQVALNGLGMPLPVY; this comes from the coding sequence ATGGAAGTGGATGGAGAGCATAACTATCTGGCGAATTTCCTCCTTGTGTCGAATTGTCAAAACTGGCTGACCTCCCAAGCCATGCGCGACCCGTCTTCGGATGTTTCGGTGAATTACATTCGGGAGATTTCGCCGCAAGAAATGGTTGATTACGCGAGAAAAACAAACGCTTCGATTGTTGTCTCTTCATACAACGAGCCGTTAATAACAAGCGAATGGGCGGTGGAGATCTTCAAAGAAGCGAAGAAGGCGGGATTGATGTGCGCGTACGTCTCGAATGGAAACAACACGCCCGAGGTGATGGACTACATCCGCCCGTATATCTCAGCCTACAAAGTGGACTTGAAATGTATGCAAGATAAAAATTATCGCAAACTGGGCGGCGTCCTGCAAAACACGCTGGATGGAATTAAACGCGCGCATGATTCGGGTGTATGGGTGGAGATCGTGACTCTGACAATTCCAGGCTTCAACGATTCGAATGAAGAGTTGTGGGAGGCGGCGCGATTCATCGCGGGCGTTTCAAAGGATATCCCCTGGCATGTGACCGCGTTCCATAAAGATTATAAAATGACCGACCCCGATAACACCGACGCGAAGACTCTTTTGCGCGCGGCAGACATCGGGCGCGAAGCGGGTCTGCGATTCGTGTACGCGGGGAATCTGCCGGGACAGGTTGGGGAGTATGAAGATACGTTTTGCCCGGCGTGCAACTCTAAACTCGTGAAGCGACGGGGTTATATCATTCAGGAGTACCGTATTACAGGCGAAGGAAAATGCCCGCAATGCGGTACAAAAGTTCCCGGGTTGTGGCATAAAAACCCCTCTCAAGTAGCGTTAAACGGGTTGGGCATGCCTTTGCCCGTTTACTAA
- a CDS encoding ABC transporter permease: protein MKNQPLTPGQLMWRRFRKHKAALFALGGMIVLLLYIWMGGLVFSRGICAPTGEFLTAEAYANCNDTAQKLQPPSREHPFGTDTIGRDILARTIYGGQISLTIGIFAVIVEVVVGVLVGAIAGYFGGWVDDVLMRITEAMLIIPSLFLLIVLSKALGGSVPEIQFLGRAFSGSVVVIILVIGFTSWMYLARIVRANVLSLKEMDYISASRALGVSDARIIFKHLLPNTIAPIIVSSTLGVANAITSEAYVSFLGLGVQTPTASWGNMLDSAVKYLQTAPWLWLFPGLMIMLTVLCINFIGDGLRDALDPRSARNI from the coding sequence ATGAAAAACCAACCGCTCACCCCCGGTCAATTAATGTGGCGCAGGTTCCGCAAGCATAAAGCCGCGCTCTTCGCGCTCGGCGGGATGATCGTATTGCTCCTCTATATTTGGATGGGAGGGCTGGTATTCTCGCGCGGCATTTGCGCCCCCACCGGCGAATTCCTAACCGCCGAGGCATACGCCAATTGCAACGACACCGCGCAGAAGCTCCAGCCGCCCTCGCGCGAGCACCCGTTTGGCACCGACACGATCGGGCGCGATATTCTTGCCCGCACCATCTATGGCGGGCAGATCTCGCTCACCATTGGTATTTTTGCCGTGATCGTTGAGGTGGTTGTGGGCGTGTTGGTCGGCGCGATCGCGGGATATTTCGGCGGATGGGTGGACGACGTTCTGATGCGCATTACCGAGGCGATGCTCATTATTCCCAGCCTGTTCTTGTTGATCGTCCTATCGAAAGCGCTCGGCGGGAGCGTCCCCGAGATTCAATTCCTCGGGCGCGCGTTCAGTGGGAGCGTGGTGGTCATCATCCTCGTCATCGGGTTCACCAGTTGGATGTATCTCGCACGTATCGTCCGCGCCAATGTGTTGTCGTTGAAAGAAATGGATTACATCTCCGCCTCGCGCGCCCTCGGCGTTTCAGACGCGCGTATTATCTTCAAACATCTTTTGCCCAACACCATCGCCCCGATCATCGTCTCCTCCACGTTGGGGGTCGCCAACGCCATCACCAGCGAAGCCTACGTCAGTTTCCTTGGTCTCGGTGTGCAGACTCCCACCGCGAGTTGGGGCAACATGCTGGATAGCGCGGTGAAGTATTTGCAAACCGCGCCGTGGTTATGGCTTTTCCCGGGGTTGATGATCATGCTGACCGTGTTGTGCATCAACTTCATTGGCGACGGTCTGCGCGACGCGCTCGACCCGCGCAGCGCAAGGAATATTTGA
- a CDS encoding ABC transporter permease yields MVNYILRRVLQSIPQLFLISLVLFLLMQAFGDPIASLGVRTPPKPADRERLRRQLGLDQPVYVQYVVWLAGNDWMKIDMDGDGIPETPGKRLGVLRGDFGNSLINKRPVSELVTERLPNTLLLMGVVEIVIIVFSLAFGVYSAVRQYSLFDNLFTGFSFIGYAMPIPLLALLLMYLFSINFKEWGLPYLPTVGMFDPQVGRTPGQIALHMILPVVSLSIISIAGYSRYVRSSMLEVLGLDYIRTARAKGLQKHIVVIRHALRNATLPFVTLIGLDIPFLLAGAVLTETIFAWPGTGRLFVTSISQSDFPVLMGILMMTGLAVVFFQLVTDIAYSFLDPRIRIA; encoded by the coding sequence ATGGTCAACTACATCCTTCGGCGTGTCCTCCAGTCCATCCCTCAGCTCTTCCTGATCAGTCTGGTATTGTTCCTGTTGATGCAGGCATTCGGCGACCCGATCGCTTCGCTGGGAGTGCGCACGCCTCCGAAACCTGCCGACAGAGAGCGCCTCCGCCGCCAATTGGGGCTGGATCAACCCGTTTATGTTCAATATGTAGTGTGGCTCGCCGGCAATGATTGGATGAAGATCGACATGGATGGGGACGGCATTCCTGAAACGCCGGGCAAGCGCCTGGGCGTGTTGCGCGGCGACTTTGGAAATTCGCTCATCAACAAACGCCCCGTTTCCGAACTGGTTACCGAACGGTTGCCCAACACTTTGCTTTTGATGGGAGTGGTGGAGATCGTCATCATTGTTTTTTCGCTTGCCTTCGGGGTGTATTCGGCAGTGCGTCAATATTCGTTATTCGATAACCTGTTCACCGGGTTCTCATTCATCGGTTACGCCATGCCAATTCCCCTGTTGGCATTATTGCTCATGTACTTATTCAGCATCAATTTCAAAGAATGGGGCTTGCCGTACCTCCCCACGGTCGGCATGTTCGACCCGCAGGTGGGGCGCACACCTGGGCAGATCGCCCTGCACATGATCCTGCCGGTGGTTTCCCTCTCGATCATCAGCATTGCCGGGTATAGTCGTTACGTGCGTTCCTCCATGTTGGAAGTGCTCGGCTTGGATTACATCCGCACCGCGCGCGCCAAAGGATTGCAAAAGCACATCGTCGTCATCAGACATGCCTTACGTAATGCGACACTGCCGTTCGTCACGCTCATCGGTCTGGATATTCCCTTTCTGCTTGCCGGCGCCGTATTGACCGAAACCATCTTCGCCTGGCCCGGCACCGGGCGGCTGTTTGTCACATCCATCTCCCAATCGGATTTCCCGGTATTGATGGGTATCTTAATGATGACCGGTTTGGCGGTGGTGTTTTTTCAACTCGTTACCGACATCGCCTACTCGTTCCTCGACCCGCGCATCCGAATCGCATAA
- a CDS encoding ABC transporter permease, which yields MTTYILRRFFLSIPVLIGILFATFALARLIPSDPCRAMLGEKATDEVCDQFLKRHGLDKPIPVQFVVYMGEVLQGDFGTSFRFSLPVTEIIIQRLPITVELAFSALMLSMIVGISLGIISAVRHNSWVDVVTMLWANIGVSMPVFWLGLMLAYVFSLTLKDTPFQLPPSGRLSPGLIPAPFYEVWKLQLTEGTFAFTAADFISRMHIFNSLLSSDYKTLKDAVQHMILPALALSTIPTALFARMTRSSMLEVLGQDYIRTARAKGLKQRVVVLKHALRNALLPIVTVIGLSLGSLLGGAVLTETVFNLAGVGRILYEAITARDYGIVQAFTVVIAVFFVMLNLLVDLSYAYLDPRIRLN from the coding sequence ATGACAACGTACATTCTCCGCCGTTTCTTCCTTAGTATTCCCGTTCTTATTGGTATATTATTTGCCACCTTTGCGCTGGCGCGTTTGATCCCTAGTGATCCATGCCGCGCGATGTTGGGGGAAAAAGCCACCGATGAGGTCTGCGATCAATTCCTCAAACGCCATGGTTTAGATAAACCGATCCCCGTTCAATTCGTTGTGTACATGGGCGAAGTGTTGCAAGGCGACTTTGGAACATCGTTCCGCTTTTCGTTGCCGGTGACAGAGATCATTATTCAACGCCTGCCGATCACCGTTGAACTGGCATTTTCGGCGTTGATGTTGAGCATGATCGTTGGAATCTCATTGGGGATCATTTCCGCGGTCCGTCACAACTCATGGGTGGATGTTGTGACCATGTTGTGGGCAAACATCGGCGTTTCGATGCCGGTCTTCTGGCTGGGGTTAATGCTGGCGTACGTTTTTTCACTCACGTTAAAAGACACACCATTTCAACTGCCTCCATCGGGGCGTCTCTCTCCGGGGTTGATCCCTGCCCCATTCTATGAAGTGTGGAAGCTGCAGTTGACGGAAGGAACCTTCGCTTTTACGGCGGCAGATTTTATTTCTCGAATGCATATTTTCAACAGTCTTCTTTCCAGCGATTACAAAACATTGAAGGATGCCGTTCAGCACATGATCCTGCCGGCGCTTGCGCTTTCGACCATACCCACCGCCTTGTTCGCGCGGATGACGCGCTCCTCGATGCTCGAAGTATTAGGGCAGGATTACATCCGCACGGCGCGCGCCAAGGGATTAAAACAGAGAGTGGTCGTTTTGAAACATGCGTTGCGGAACGCCCTGCTACCTATCGTCACGGTTATTGGCTTGTCGTTAGGCAGTTTGCTCGGCGGCGCAGTGTTGACCGAAACCGTGTTCAATTTAGCGGGCGTCGGGCGCATTTTATACGAAGCCATCACTGCCCGCGATTATGGGATCGTACAGGCGTTCACGGTAGTGATCGCGGTGTTCTTCGTGATGTTGAACCTGCTCGTCGATCTCTCTTACGCGTATCTTGACCCGCGCATACGGTTGAATTAA
- a CDS encoding Dam family site-specific DNA-(adenine-N6)-methyltransferase — translation MLKQRQEHLKAEFKQALTEFVETFKDHISTPDNQWTVKVPPLKCQGIKTKLVEWIKDHALLDENGTWIEPFMGSGVVGFNMRPQRAIFADVNPHIINFYNAIKKGNITIGIAKEFLEKQGALLKEKGEDHYYEVRERFNQTGNPLDMLFLNRACFNGVMRFNKKGEFNVPFGHKPERFAKAYITKIANQIKYVADALSQYDWNFVPQDFKTTISSASANDFIYCDPPYIGRHVDYFNSWSEQSEQELYDALASTHAKFMLSTWHSNQYRANPAVDKYATRFTILTREHFYHVGASEKNRNPMLEAIILNYNPLPQIEFQMERQMALFEKSQKDDYVVPVLKS, via the coding sequence ATGCTGAAACAAAGACAGGAACACCTCAAAGCGGAATTCAAGCAGGCATTGACTGAATTCGTTGAAACTTTCAAGGATCATATCTCCACGCCTGATAATCAATGGACAGTAAAAGTTCCGCCCTTGAAATGTCAGGGAATCAAAACCAAGTTGGTCGAATGGATTAAAGACCACGCTCTTCTCGATGAGAATGGGACATGGATCGAACCTTTCATGGGCTCGGGCGTTGTTGGCTTCAATATGCGCCCTCAACGTGCAATTTTTGCTGATGTTAACCCGCATATTATCAACTTCTACAATGCCATCAAGAAAGGCAATATCACAATAGGAATTGCCAAAGAATTTCTGGAGAAACAAGGCGCATTACTGAAAGAAAAGGGCGAGGATCATTATTACGAAGTTCGAGAGCGTTTCAATCAAACTGGCAATCCTTTGGATATGCTCTTTTTGAACCGCGCTTGTTTCAATGGAGTCATGCGATTCAACAAGAAGGGCGAATTCAACGTTCCTTTTGGGCATAAACCCGAACGATTTGCAAAAGCCTACATTACCAAGATCGCAAATCAAATTAAATATGTCGCCGATGCGCTGAGTCAATATGATTGGAATTTTGTCCCTCAAGATTTCAAGACGACGATTTCGTCTGCATCTGCAAATGATTTTATCTATTGCGATCCGCCCTACATTGGCAGGCATGTGGATTACTTCAATTCGTGGTCAGAGCAGAGCGAGCAGGAGCTTTACGATGCGCTCGCTTCAACACATGCAAAATTCATGCTTTCCACATGGCACAGCAATCAATATCGGGCAAATCCTGCCGTTGATAAATACGCTACTCGTTTCACTATTTTGACTCGTGAGCATTTTTATCACGTTGGCGCCAGTGAGAAGAATCGCAATCCCATGTTGGAAGCAATTATTCTTAACTACAATCCATTGCCACAAATAGAATTTCAAATGGAAAGGCAAATGGCTTTGTTTGAAAAATCGCAAAAGGATGATTATGTGGTTCCTGTGCTGAAAAGTTAG
- a CDS encoding peptide ABC transporter substrate-binding protein encodes MKRNLYVLLSLLVLVSMTLAACGGGAETEPPAVATEPAAPEATEPAATEPAAPVQSGIAVVTFVQQPTTLSPLYQTQWFSSITTQLWLKGLWSFDSDNNPVLDIAAELPTAENGGMSADGMTLTIKLRDDVLWSDGEPVTANDFVFTYEMFVSDKNVVSSTYPYADYVTSMEAPDDHTLVVNFNAPFAAWLTTLFNTGVLPEHVLRPVFEADGTLDNAAWNTAPTVGVGPFVFKEWETDSHLIFEANPNWIHPAKLQQVFIRIADDAAQEVAILAGDTDIGTFLDWSQADAINSSGKAKFVTQPSGYDEGWFLNFDPETAHPAMLDVNVRKAIVMATDREKIVNDLLGGLTTVPATFWDSTPPYGNPDISPYPYNAEEAGSLLDTAGWVDSNGDGTRDKDGVELVLRYISNQRQLRKDVQAVVQQMWAQVGIGVELVNYGDDFFNSYADGGPIATGNYDIAEWSDVTSFPDPEQSSYWLCSQVVGPDNPDGGNWQGYCNPELDALFDQQATETDPEARKQLYYQIGQIMFDEVVWVGMWKDPDLWAVSNRLQGVKFSGASPFWNANEWSISE; translated from the coding sequence ATGAAACGAAACCTGTATGTTTTACTGTCCCTGCTTGTACTTGTGAGTATGACACTGGCGGCATGTGGTGGAGGCGCCGAAACCGAACCCCCAGCCGTGGCAACCGAACCGGCGGCGCCCGAAGCGACAGAACCCGCCGCCACCGAACCGGCGGCGCCCGTTCAGAGCGGTATCGCGGTCGTGACCTTCGTACAACAACCAACCACGCTCAGCCCTCTCTATCAAACTCAATGGTTCTCGAGCATTACCACGCAACTGTGGTTGAAAGGCTTGTGGTCGTTCGACTCAGATAACAACCCAGTCCTCGATATTGCCGCCGAACTGCCCACTGCCGAGAACGGCGGTATGAGCGCGGACGGTATGACTCTGACGATCAAATTGCGCGACGATGTTCTGTGGAGCGACGGCGAACCCGTGACCGCGAATGATTTCGTCTTTACCTATGAGATGTTCGTGTCGGATAAGAATGTCGTGAGTAGTACTTACCCTTATGCGGATTATGTGACCAGCATGGAAGCGCCCGACGATCACACGCTCGTGGTGAACTTCAATGCCCCGTTCGCCGCCTGGTTGACCACGTTATTCAATACCGGTGTCTTGCCGGAACATGTGCTGCGCCCGGTGTTCGAAGCGGACGGCACGCTCGATAACGCGGCGTGGAATACCGCGCCGACGGTCGGTGTCGGTCCGTTCGTGTTCAAAGAATGGGAAACTGACAGCCACTTGATCTTCGAAGCGAACCCGAATTGGATTCACCCGGCGAAGTTGCAACAGGTGTTCATCCGCATTGCGGACGATGCCGCGCAAGAGGTTGCCATTCTGGCAGGCGACACGGACATTGGGACTTTCCTCGATTGGTCGCAAGCCGATGCCATCAATTCGAGCGGCAAAGCAAAATTTGTGACGCAACCGTCCGGCTACGATGAAGGCTGGTTTTTGAATTTCGATCCTGAAACCGCTCACCCCGCCATGCTGGATGTGAATGTGCGCAAGGCGATCGTCATGGCGACCGACCGCGAAAAGATCGTAAACGACCTGCTCGGAGGACTGACGACCGTTCCCGCCACGTTCTGGGACAGCACTCCCCCATATGGAAACCCCGACATTTCACCTTATCCCTACAATGCGGAGGAAGCGGGTAGCCTGCTCGATACGGCTGGCTGGGTTGATTCCAATGGCGATGGCACGCGCGATAAAGACGGCGTGGAACTGGTTCTGCGCTACATCTCGAACCAGCGTCAGTTGCGCAAGGATGTGCAAGCCGTTGTCCAACAGATGTGGGCGCAGGTCGGCATCGGTGTCGAATTAGTGAACTATGGCGACGATTTCTTCAACAGTTACGCGGACGGCGGACCGATTGCTACCGGCAACTATGATATTGCCGAATGGTCGGACGTGACCAGCTTCCCCGACCCGGAGCAATCCTCTTACTGGCTGTGCTCGCAAGTTGTGGGACCGGATAACCCGGACGGCGGAAACTGGCAAGGCTACTGCAACCCCGAACTGGACGCGTTATTCGACCAGCAAGCCACCGAGACCGATCCGGAAGCCCGCAAGCAACTTTATTATCAGATCGGGCAGATCATGTTCGACGAAGTGGTCTGGGTGGGCATGTGGAAAGACCCCGACCTGTGGGCTGTAAGCAACCGCCTGCAAGGAGTGAAATTCTCCGGGGCATCGCCATTCTGGAACGCAAACGAATGGTCGATTAGCGAGTAA